DNA sequence from the Nicotiana tomentosiformis chromosome 3, ASM39032v3, whole genome shotgun sequence genome:
GGAGGTCAATTTAATTTGACATCAGGAAAGTAAAACAAATATAGTATAAACATATCTAACAGAATTATATACAGAAGTTCTTACCATGGTGTATGTTTTTCCTGATCCAGTCTGACCATAGGCAAATATACATACATTATATCCATCAAGCACGGACTGTATCAAGGGCTGAATATCTGTATAGACCTCAGCTGTAAACGAATTGGAAAGGTGAAATTCATTTTAGAGTTCATTATGCAGAACGCGTAGATAAAAGAATTAATTAAGATCAACAATCAAATGGAGGAATCTGAAAACCTTGTGTTGCAGCTGGACTGTAAACCTTATTAAACTTGAAAGACCTACGGCCTTCCTTTCCTTGTTTGGAAGGATTTACAACAATAAGCTCCCCATTTTCTCCAATGTATTCAACAACTGATTGTTTTTCCTTTTGTCCACGAAGGAATGGCCTAATCCGACAATATACTCTGATATTTCctaattgaaaaataaccataAGTAAATGAAAAGGACAGGTAATAAATTTCAGTCCTCAATATTATCGCACCTTTTAGCTCCTGCACCTCATTGTGCAGTTTGCGATTCTCAGCAAGGACTGCAGAGTAGTTAGCAGCTGCATGTCCTAGTGCTCTAACTTTTTCACCTGTAATCGAAATTTGATTCCATAAGGTAAATCTATTTAAGTCAATATTTAAACTTGGGCTGATATCTTACACTTGTACTGCAATCAATAAACGACGTTATTATAACACTTCAAGAAGCTGAACTGACCTAGTTGATTGAATCCCTCTGCATAGCTTTTTTACAACTTCTTGCCTTATTGACTGAGAAGAAAACCTTAGTTCCTGAACATTATCGAGGTCCAAGTTACACGTGCTACAACACTGACATTTCagaaaaaaattagaaagaaaaaataaagaaaagagatCAAGCATACACGAAGTGCGCCTAGCTGGAATTCTGTAAATATTTGGTAAATATGCTCCTTCTTGGTCCAATTCTCCGATTTTGATTGACAAAATGTCTCAAGTTCCTTTATCCTATTTCTTGATTCTGTCAAAAGGCTCGTCGCCTCTTTCAACTTCTCTTCAAGCTCTTGTTGAGATTCTGTAGCCTTTTTTTCCATTTCTAAGGTGTGATGTTCATACGATTTCTTAGCTATTTCCATTTCTTGCTTCAAAGCTGCGATTTCTTGCTTATGATCTTCCTTCTCTTTCAACTCGTACGATTTCTTAGCTATTTCCATTTCTTGCTTCAAAGCTGCGATTTCTTGCTTATGATCTTCCTTCTCTTTCAACTCGTACGATTTCTTAGCTATTTCCATTTCTTGCTTCAAAGCTGCGATTTCTTGCTTATGATCTTCCTTCTCTTTCAACTCGTACGATTTCTTAGCTATTTCCATTTCTTGCTTCAAAGCTGCGATTTCTTGCTTATGATCTTCCTTCTCTTTCAACTCGTACGATTTCTTAGCTATTTCCATTTCTTGCTTCAAAGCTGCAATTTCTTGTCTATGATCTTCCTTCTCTTTCAATTCATATGATTTCTTAAATATTTCCATTTCTTGCTTCAAAGCTGTGATTTCTTTCTTATGATTTTCCTTCTCTTTCAATTCATACGATTTCTTAACTATTTCTAGTTCTTGCTTCAAAGCATGTCCGTTTAACGTTGCGGGttgtatttttttgaattttttttgtccgtccgggttCGAGCTTAGCGGGCTGGACCGGGCTGTgcattttttttaaagtaaattttgtttttcttattcaatgttattgatacaagtgtttgcaaacttttaaggcttagaattaaactttgaagtttaaagttttaaatttgaaagttgaattttacaattttaaaattgaaatttgaaagtaagtggctacaaaaaattatttaataagaccaataggcaatatgtaaggatcaagctccgaagactttcatttgatatttttattgaataatatataatacttcaaattaagttgcaagttcttttttgattttgttatttttgaacttgcaaattaaaagtttacaacaattataaaaaaaaaaaaaaaagaaatagtacatcacatgttttgcatcatttttgtaagttcatccatgtcaacatgaggttcttgatttccggcattggttgaatcagaaccatacatcattatatctccaatttcttggtcctccgcttcatctacctcgtcacgcccttgatttcgccgttctgatcttatctaatctctgaagcatagattcaacaactgaagtatatccttctttcctcttcaaattatgtagtaaaagagaaatttcagcaatatgaactaaaccatttgcaatagtaggataatttacaatatttgaaagaaaaaaacCGTTAAAAAACGGGCTGAACCGGGTTGTAGCCCGTTAAAAATCCGTTAacgggcttagcgggttccggtgcaccggtatcaaaaaactgttcgtttgaaacccgctccccGCCCAACCCGTCTCAGCCCGCCCCCCACGCTACAGTACCGGGCTGAACCGGgttgtaaacgggtcagcccggcccgattaacaggtatagtttggatggttgttacatatcgtttcataatgtatcataTTGTATTGTTTTGATGAATACAGCGTtcggatagattgtattgtttgttaTTGTTTATGATATCACACACCAACAATatgaataataaatatttaatattataaaaaagaTAAGGTACAgagtaaaattattatataaaaatatagagtaaatgataaaatatgactatttaataataaggaggccaaatagagaagaaaagacAAGGTAACGATGCGACCGCACCAAATTAGTCGTTACATAAACTGACATTTTTTATACGATGAACTTAATAAtacgatataataaaatttaagtaataatCGAAATAAATATTATACTTAcaataacaatacgatacaatacaatagatAACAATAAACAAGTTGTTATAGGAAGTAGTTAAATTCACAACACCATAAACTTTGGAAATAGacaattcaaaaaacaaaattcgttaaatttaaagaaaaaacaaaatgaAAGGCACGGAGGGTAATTTAGGTGATTCAGTTGCCGGGTAGCTGAATTTATTAGCGCCGAAGAGGAAGTTGAGGcgaaagagagagaaagagagatggGGTGTCTTAGCGTTGTAGGAGCAAGTCCTTGCGTTTCTTCTTCTGCGCTATCTTCACCTACCTGCCGCTTATCCTGCGCACCCTCTTGCAAGCTTATCCTTAACCCCATCAAGAAGAATCACCATTTAGCTGCATTTCAACCTGCAGTTCATCTTTTTGCAAGTAACCAATCTCGTTCCCATGCCTCCAAAAGGAACCATACAACTCGTATATTCCTTCCCCACTTGGTTGCTTCCATGGTATGTTTATCTCTCTTCTAACCTGTATATTATTATGCATTTAGTTGAACTTTTGCTTACCCAATTGTATTGTTTAAATTTGGGGTGAATTTATTGTTTTTTCAGGAAGAAGTGGAGGAGACATATATTATGATTAAGCCTGATGGTGTTCAAAGAGGACTTGTATGCTCTTCACAATGTTCTTCTCTGTTTTAATTATGGATTGTTGAAACACTCAAAAAAAAATGCATTCTTTTTTGAAGTCTTGTTTTAAGTTTTTCTGTGATGTCATTTCTTAATTGTAATAGGTTGGGGAGATTATTTCAAGATTTGAGAAAAAGGGGTTTAAGCTAACTGGTTTGAAGCTTTTTCATTGCCCCAAAGAATTGGCAGAGGTTCGTTCTTTTCTGGAGCTGAGCTTGGATGTGAATTACATAATCTTTTAATTAACTTGACATTTCTAGTTATGccctaaccccccccccccccaacccacCCCCTACCCCACAAAACCCCTCCCCTTTTACCTCCTTCCCACCATTTTTCAAGACTTATGTCTAAGGGCTTTGTAGGCCATTTTGCCCCTTTACAAACCTTCATTATTTACAGAATTACACTTCTGATATTGTGTAAATGTAGGAACGAATAGCGTTTGAGTCAAACCCAGAAACTACCATAACATAAAGTTTGATAATGCATCAGGATTGGAGATTAAAGGTTTAACAACATTCATGTCACATTTTCATATAGGTTGGACTAATGGGAAATAAAAAGAAGCATGAGTCTAATGGAAAGCATGTTCCGGACAAAGTGAGAAGTACAAACTTCACATACCACATGAAGCCTTTTAGAGGATAGCTAAGGaatggtctaataattaattcCATATACCCTATTAAgattgtatcaaatttatttttttattatttgctTTCAGAAAAGCAGAGAATTGTATCCTTAGGCTTGTTTATCGATCAGAAAAGGGAATCCAATCACTATGTTAATTTTCTGAATTATTTCTCAGATCTATTTATAGTATTTCGTCCCTGTTAATTCCTGATTATATTGCTCAAAAATTTATAATTGTAACAGGAGCATTACAAGGACCTACAGTCCAAACCATTCTTCCCCAAGCTGATTGACTACATTACCTCTGGTCCTGTTGTCTGTATGGTAGAGTTCTTGCTATTTAATCCATTTTCATCATTCGCTAATTGAAACCAATGAGTTATATTCACACTATATGTTATGTTTGGCAATCTTCTGAGCTTCCTAATATCTTGGATTCTATTCTATCTCTGGCAAGGCCTGGGAGGGTGTTGGTGTTGTAGCATCTGCCCGTAAGCTAATAGGAGCAACTAATCCACTTAACGCGGAGCCCGGCACAATCAGAGGAGACCTTGCTGTTCAAACTGGAAGGTTGGGCAACATATATTAGTGTTTTGTTTATATGTTATGTTCAATGAATACACTGTCATGGTACGTGAAGTTTTCAACGTTTCCAAGTACTTACTAGATTTCTATGACAATCTGTTTTCAGAAATGTGGTGCATGGAAGTGATAGCCCTGACAATGGCAAGCGTGAAATAGGTAAAGTTCTAGCTAAATAAACGTGAATGGCTTGTAGAATCACTTAATTGGTTTCTATGATAGAGTCTTTACATGTCTAAAAGGAGTGGCTTCAGTTTTGATGTTTTCGAGATGACGTAAAATATAGAATATATTGTGGATTTGCCAGATACCGACCTCCTAATTAGCCCTAGAAATGTTTTTTGTGTACATATTTGTTTAACTACGTTTCCATGGTATCTCTCCATTGCACATATTTTATTTAACTAGAAAATGAGCTCATGTTATTGTTCAGAGATGATAAAGTCACACTCCACCTTCACTTTGTGATAATCACCTGCCAGTGTACAGAAATGCCATTGCATGCTTTTAGCCAGATTGTTTCTCTTTAAGAATGACACTTGTTTTTCTTTTACGCTTCCGTCATATAAAAAAAGAGAGATTGATTCTGGTTCACTCTTGTACTTAAAAAATACTACGAAGTATTAactttataattaaaaaaaagtacTACGAAGTATTAAGTATTGCAATTTTGCTtttcatatcaaacaaaacaaaAGTACTATTAAGTGTTACAATGGCTCTCTCCATTTATGTTTGACTTGGCATGTGAATATATGGAGGGAAAAGACATAGTTTTACTGATATCTGATTCTCCCGTGCGTTTcttaaatctctctctctctctctctctctctctctctctctctctctctctctcactctcatCTCTATTTTTACTAATGTACTTctgttttcatttttttttcttttgtaactTTCACCGCTGGTGACAATAAATTTATTAGGGTGAAAATCAAAGGACAGACCGAAACTGAAGTTATCTTGAGTAGATCTATATTATCACTCTTTTTATGAAAATATCCCCATTTCCTTTAATTTATCAAAAGTGCACTTGCCTGTTCATTCTTCATGTAGATGTTTTCTTGACGCTCCTTGTTCATCCACCATCTATGATCTACCTACTTAAGTAGTTAATCTCAAAGAAATTTATCCGTAGTGACCTTCTGTGCACTTGTCAACTAAGTATGCTCATTTTGAACTTTTTGTTGGTGTGTTGAAGAGAGCTTGCATGATGTGTCCTCCAATCGTTGATTGAAACCCCCTAAGTAATCGCCCATCACAGCTTTATCCATCATCTTACTCAACGCCTCCATGACTAATAGCGGATCTCCATGCCTAGAGCCCCTCGAACTACAGAAGAATCCACATGGGTTTCCATGCACAAGAATGGAGTACCTCAATATGCAGTATTTGATCCATTTTCTCCAACTCCAAAGTCCATCTTTAACGTTATGAAGTCTAGGAACCCCCAGTT
Encoded proteins:
- the LOC104097525 gene encoding nucleoside diphosphate kinase 2, chloroplastic codes for the protein MGCLSVVGASPCVSSSALSSPTCRLSCAPSCKLILNPIKKNHHLAAFQPAVHLFASNQSRSHASKRNHTTRIFLPHLVASMEEVEETYIMIKPDGVQRGLVGEIISRFEKKGFKLTGLKLFHCPKELAEEHYKDLQSKPFFPKLIDYITSGPVVCMAWEGVGVVASARKLIGATNPLNAEPGTIRGDLAVQTGRNVVHGSDSPDNGKREIVLWFGEGELCSWTPVQEPWLIE